From Candidatus Rokuibacteriota bacterium:
GGCCCCGATCAGCTTGGCGGTGCGGTAGACGAGCTGACGGGCGGCGTCGAGTTGGGTGTACATCTCGGCGAGCTTGAACGAGACTCCCTCGAACATCGCGATGGGCTGCTTGAACTGAACCCGCTTGGTGGAGTACTCGGCCGCGATCTCGAAGGCCCGGCGGGCTGACCCGAGGGTGGCCATGCAGTAAGTGACCCGCTCGGTGTCCAGCTCATCCATGAGGACGTGGTAGCCGCCGTTGAGCGGGCCAAGGAGGTTTTCTTTCGGGATGTCAACGTCGTTCAGCTCGAAGTGGACGTTGTCCAACCAGTCCGCCATGATCACCTCGTCGAGCTGCCGGCGGATCCGGACCCCGGGGTGATCCATCGGCACGATGAAGCACGACATGCCCTTGTGCGGGTGGGCGCCCGTGTCGGTGATGGCGAAGAGCGTGACATAGTCGGCGAGCCCGCCGCCGGTGCAGAAGCGCTTCTGGCCGTTCAGGACCCACCGGTCGCCCTTCAGGACCGCCCGCGTCTGCATCCGGGAGGTGTCCGAGCCGATCTGGGGCTCGGTGATCGCGAGCGCAGCCAGCTCCTCGCCGGCCAGCCTGGGAGGGATGTGGCGGTTCTTCTGAGCCTCGGTGCCGTAGCGGAGGATCGAGACCGTTCCGAGGACCAGGGAGACGGAGCGGATCGTGTCGCCGGGATGGCCCGCCGCCGCCAGCTCCTCGTCGAGGATGCACTCGGCGGCGACGCCGGCGCCGTTTCCGCCGTACTGCTCGGGGTAGAGCGCCCCGGCCATTCCCGCTTCGGCGAGCGTTCTGAGGTACCCCTTGGCGATCTCGCGGAGCTTCGCCCGCCGCTCTTTGCCTTGAAACTTCGCCTTGACCTCTTCCACCAGCCGGTGAGCCCCGGCGGCCTTCGGCGCCAGCTCCTGCTGGGCGAAGGCCCGGGCGCGGAGCATCAGCTCGCGCTCCGCCGGCGTGTACAGGTGGGTCTGGCCCGAGTTGACGGACCAGCCCGCCGGCATCTTCATGTCGTCGAGGGTGATGGCCCTAAACAGTTCCTCGTCCATGGGTGGCTCCTTCGCTGGTCTGGGCACCGATGACGCCTGCGGCCCGGAGGCGGGCGATCCGCTCGTCGGAGTAGCCCAGCGTCTCCTTCAGGATCTGGTCGGTGTGCTGGCCGAGACCGGGGCCGGGGGCAGGGTTCGCGATCACGCCTTCTGTCTTGATGGGGCAGGCCACCTCCCGGAGCGTGCCGAAGACCGGGTGCTTGACCTCGAGAATCAGGTCGCGCGCCAGAACCTGCTCGTCGCTCAGGGCGTCGCGCAGCGAGTTGACCGGCGCGCACGGCACCTTCCCGCGGAGCAGACGGAGCCACGCTTCTGTGGTGTCTTCGCGAAAGCGCGCGGTGAGGATCGCGATGAGCTCGGCCTTGTGCGCGAGCCGGTCGGCGAAGCTGGCGAAGCGCGGGTCCGCGGCCAGGTGGGCGAGGCCCATCGCCTCCACGAGATTCTGGTAGAACTTCTCCTTGGCGCAGAACACGACGATCCAGCCGTCGGCGGTACCGAAGTTCTGGGAAGGAACGAGAGTCTGATGCCCGGAGTCTTCCATCCGCGTCGGCGCCCAGTCGCGATTGAGCGCCCAGATCGCGAAGTAGGAGAGCATGGCCACAGCGGTGTCGAGGAGCGAGACGTCCACATCGCGCCCGACGCCGGTGCGCTGGGCGTCGAAGAGCCCGACCATGAGGCCGAGCATGGACACATAGCCGCCCGCGAAGTCGACGATGGACACCCCGCACTTGACGGGCGGCCCGTCGGGCTCGCCGGTCACGGACATGAAGCCGGCGTAGGCCTGCATGAGCGGGTCGTAGCCGGGCTCCGCCGCCCGCGGACCGGTCAGCCCGAAGCCGGTGAGCGAACAGCAGACGACCCGGGGGTTCACCGCCTTGAGGTGGGCGTACGTGAGGCCGAGCCTGTCTGGCTGGTCGCCGCGCAGGTTGTTGTAGACCGCGTGGGAGACTCTCACGAGATCGCGGAAGACCTCCTGCCCCTCGGGGTGCTGGAGGTTGAGCACGAGAGACTTCTTCCCGCGGTTGAAGGCCTGGAAGTAGAGCGAGTCGCGGTCGCCGACATATGGGGGGATGTACCGGGCGACATCGCCCCCGACGGCGGGATCCTCGATCTTGATCACCTCGGCTCCGAGGTCCGCCAGCACATTGGTCCCGAAGGGACCGGCGCCGAACTGGGAGACCGCCAGGATGCGAAGGCCGTCGAGGGGCGGGCGGGCGCTCGTCAAGGGATGGCTCGGCTCAGTACGGGAGCTTCCCCTCGCCAAGGGTGGCGTGGGTCTTCTTCGGGATCAGCACATGACGGCGGAAGGTCATGACGAGCTCCCCCCGCTGGTTGGTCACGCGCGTCTCCACGTACACCACGCCCCTGTCGCCCTTCGCCGACTCCTTCTTATCGAGGATCGCGGTCTCCGCGTAGAGGGTGTCGCCGTGGAAGGTGGGCGCGTCGTGGGTGATCCGCTCGTAGTCCAGGTTGGCGATAGCTCGCCCCGAGATGTCGGCCACCGTCATCCCGACGCCGATGGCGAACACGAGCGTGCCGTTGACCAGGCGCTGGCCGTGCTGGGTGTACTTCTCGGCGTAGTGGGCATCGATGTGGACCGGGTGCTGGTTCATCGTGAGGAGGGTAAACCAGGTATCGTCGGCCTCGGTGATGGTCCGGCCCGGCCAGTGCCGGATCACCTCGCCGATTGCGAACTCCTCGAAGTAGCGCCCGTAGGGCATCGCGCCCGAATGTCTAGGCGTTCGTCCTTACTGTTTCTGTCACACTATTGTCATGTGTGGGTGTCTGCCTTCGTCAAGATATCTGGGAGCAAATCAGGAAGCAACGGGTAGGGGCATCTCGCGTATGCCTTCGAGGCGCCAGCTCCTAAGATTATCGCGATCTTCCTGTGCGTCATCGTGGTCAACCGAAAGCGGACATCGGGTTAGCGCTGCCTCTTGTATTTTGAAGAGGATTCCACACCTTACTGTGCGGTCTAACTGGGGTCTCGCTGGAGGAGCTGGCGGGCGATCACGAGCCGCTGGATATCGTGCATCCCCTCGCCGATTATCCTCACGAGGTTAAGCCTTTCAGTTCGATCGGTACTTCCACGGGTGCCAAGGACTTCTTCCTGAAATTGAACACCGCAAAGCCAAGGACTCTTCCGCTTTCATCGACGCGTTGGAAGATGTCTTCAGCCACTTCCCTGAAATAGCCCTCTGCCTGAGCGAAGGTGACCTCCAGATAGTCACCTGCTTCGTCGTACCAGACGGTTATTTTGCCCATATGGTAAGCCCCTGTTTCATTCTGTCGCTGAAGAACGCTGTTAGGATAAAGCATCTTCGGCAAGGACCTTTACCACCACTAGCATATACTTCCGACTTACGCGAGTGTGCTCGTAGAGCTTATGGTACAGCCAAATGGAAGGATCGTCGCGGCCTTTTATGACGGCATCGGGGTTAGCTAAGGTTTCGGCGATCTTTGTTTCCTGTCCTACCATCTCCGGCCGCCGCTGGATGTGGACGAGTCGTTCATCGGTAAGCCTGATGGCACGGCCTTCGTAATCTCTCAAGACCTCCATCACACCGGATGGCGCTGGAGGAGCTGGCGGGCGATCACGAGGCGCTGGATCTCGTTGGTCCCCTCGCCGATGATCAGGAGCGGCGCGTCCCGGTAGTAGCGCTCGACGGGGAACTCGGTGGTGTAGCCGTAGCCGCCGTGGATTCTCATTGCGTCGAGGGAGACCTCATATGAGACCTCGGAGGCAAAAAGCTTCGCCATGCCGGCCTCGAGGTCCGAGCGCTCGCCGGAGTCCTTCCTGGCGGCGGCCCATTGGGTCAGGAGCCGGGCGGCGGTAACCTTGGTGGCCATGTCGGCCAGCTTGAGCTGGATCGCCTGGTGCTGGCAGATCGGCTTGCCGAAGGCGCTCCGCTGCTGGGAGTAGCGGAGAGCCGCCTCGAAGGCGGCCTGCGCCACCCCGACGCCGCGGGCGGCGATATTGATCCTGCCGGTCTCGATCGCGGCCATGACCTGCTTGAAGCCGCGCCCCTCGACGCCTCCCACCAGGTTCGCGGCCGGGACGCGGAACTCCTCGAAGGCCAGCTCGCAGGTGTCGAGGCCGCGGTAGCCGAGCTTGTCGAGGTCGCGGCTCACGGTGAAGCCCGGCCCACCCTTCTCGATGATGAAGCAGGACATCCCGCTGTGCGGTGGCTTCGCCTGGGGGTCGGTCTTGGCCAGGAGGGCGAAGGTGTTGCCGTGTCGGCCGTTCGTGATGAACATCTTGGAGCCGGTGATCGCGTAGTGGTCGCCGTCGCGCCGGGCGACGGTCCGGATCGCCTGGACGTCCGATCCTCCGCTCGCCTCGGTGAGGGCCAGCCCGCCGCGCCTGTCGCCGCGCGCCATGGCCGGCAGGAAGCGCTGGCGCTGAGCCTCGGTGCCGTAGTGCTGGACGATGTGGGCCATGATCAGGTGCGTGTTCAGGATCCCTGAGACGGACATCCAGCCCCGGCAGATCTCCTCGACGATCATCGCGTAGGTGGTGTAGTCGAGGCCGAGGCCTCCGTACTCCTGGGGAATCGTCGCGCCGAAGAGGCCCAGCTCCTTGAGCTTCTCGACGATCTCAAGGGGATACTCATCGGCTAATTCGTAGCGCGACGCCACCGGGATCACGTCGCGCTCGACCCAAGCGCGGATGGCCTGGACGAGCTGGCGCCGCTCGGGAGGCTCGCCCTCGAGCGGCTTCAGCGCGTCCTGGCGCTCGCCGTACCGCTCGAGGAGCTGCCGCGCGATCACCAGGCGCTGGATCTCGTTGGTCCCCTCGCCGATGATCATGAGCGGCGTGTCCCGGTAGTAGCGCTCGACCGGGTACTCCTTGATGTAGCCGTAGCCGCCGTGGATGCGCATCGCCTCCAGCGCGATCTCCTGCGCCGCCTCCGTCGCGAAGAGCTTGGCCATCCCGGCCTCGAGGTCCGAGCGCTCGCCCGAGTCCTTCTTCTCGGCGGCCCAGTACGTCAAGAGGCGCGAGGCGGTGAGCTTGGTCGCCATGTCGGCGAGCTTGAGCTGGATCGCCTGGTGCTGGCAGATGGCCTTGCCAAAGGTCTCCCGCTGCTGGGAGTAGCGGAGCGCATCGTCGAAGGCCGCCTGCGCGACGCCGACGGCGCGCGCGGCGATGTTGATCCTGCCGGTCTCGAGCCCCGCCATCACCTGCCTGAACCCCCGGCCCTCCACGCCGCCCACCAGGTTAACCGCCGGAACCGGGAACTCGTCGAAGACCAGCTCGGCCGTGTCCACGCCCTTGTAGCCGAGCTTCGAGATGGACTTGGCGACGGTGAGGCCCGGCGGGCCCTTCTCCACGATGAGGCAGGACATGCCTTTGTAGCGCGGCTCGGCCTTCGGATCGGTCAGCGCCAGGAGGGCGAAGGTATTTCCCTCGCGCCCGTTCGTGACGAACATCTTGGTTCCCGTGACCAGGTACGCCTCGCCGCGCCGGCGTGCGACCGTCTTGATCGCCTGGACGTCGGAGCCCGCGTGGGGCTCGGTCAGGCAGAGGCCGCCGCGCTTCTCGCCGCGCGCCATGGCCGGGAGCAAGCGGCGCTTCTGCTCGTCGGTCCCGAAGCTCGTGACGATGAGCGCCATCATCACGTGGCTGTTGATCACGCCCGCCAGCGACATCCAGCCGCGGCAGAGCTCCTCGATGATCATGGCGTAGGTGGTCGAGTTGAGCCCGAGCCCGCCGTACGCCTCGGGGATCAGGCAGCCGAAGAGCCCAAGCTCCTTTATCCGCGCCACCAGCTCGTGCGGGTAGAGGTCGTCGTGCTCCAGGGCGGAGGCGACGGGTCTGACCTCTTTCTCCACGAACTGGCGGATCGCGGCGACGATCTGGCGCTGCTCGTCGGTGAGGGGCCTGGTCATCGGGCTCGCCGGTGCCGGACGACGCTTCGGTGAGGCCAGCGTAGCAAGGGCGGGGGTACAATGGCAAGGGGTGTCCAGGTGGACGAGCTGATTCTCTTCCTCCAGCGCTGGGCCGACCGGCTGATCCGTCGCCTCCGCGTGGGCCCGGCGCCCGCGCCCGGGGAGCGGCGGTTTCTGATCATCACCTGCCTGTGGTCACCCGGCTCGGCCTCACCCGCTAGGATGTTTGCTCCGACCACGAGAGGTGCCCGACCATGAAGCGGGTCCTGTTCGTCTGCACCGGGAACTCAGCCAGGAGCCAGATGGCGGAAGGGTTCGCCCGGGCCTACGGGGAGGGGAAGGTTGAGCCCTTCAGCGCGGGGATGGACCCGAAGGGCGTGAACCCGGTGGCCGTCGAGGTCATGAGGGAGAAGGGGATCGACCTCTCGCACCACCGCTCCAAGGCATTCACGGAGGGGCTCGCGCGCTCGATGGATTGCGTGGTCACGGTCTGCGGCCACGCTGAGGAGCGGTGCCCGCTGCTCCCCGGCGTCAAACGCTTGCACTGGCCGCTCGAGGATCCGGCTCGGGCAACAGGTTCCCCCGACGAGATCCGTGAGGTCTTTCGCCGCTCTCGGGATGAGATCGAGCGCCTGGTCCGGGAGCTCTTGAGTCATATGTCGAGCCCGGTGAAGTGACGCAGCGTGAGTCCGGCTGCTGGCCCAAGACGCAAACGTACACGGTCTTCCTGGACGAGCCGATCGAGATCCGCCGGCGGGTCGCCGTGTGCTAGGAGCCTGTCGGAGTGATCGCAAGGGGCGCCTGAACGCCTTTCGAGCGCCCACCCACGCCTCCGGCGCGGGTACCCGGCCGGCGCAATCCTCCTGGGGGGAGGGATCGGAAGGGGGGCGACGCCCCCCTCCGAGTTCCCTAGGCGTTGCGACTGGCGTCCGTCACGCCTTCGGCGCGAGCTGGCCGTAGAGGCGGATCAGGTTCCGGGCGTGGTAGCGATTCAGACCGGTGGGGTCGTTCTCGGCGCCCACCGGGGCGTAGCGGCTCGAGAAGAAGCGGATGAACTCCTCCGTGTAGCGGCCCGACCCCGGGTCCACCACCTGTCCTCCGTTCCGCTCGAAGCGCTCCGCGTTGCGGCGTATGGTTTCGGCGGCCACCTGCGCCTGGTTCTCGTAGGTCGGGGCGGGGATGGACAGGACGCCGAACTCGCGCCCCGGCCTCCCGTTCTCGGCGCGCCGGAGCGCGTTGAGGAAGGCCGGATCCACCCCCGTGCGCTGGGCGATCTCCTGAATGAGCGCCTCTTCGCCCTTCGGCGCTGGGGGTGCGAGGACGATCGCCTCGGGATCGGGCTGAGCCGGCGGCGGGGGAGCGGGCGCCGCGTCGACGGCCGGGGGAGCCGCGGCCGGGGGTGGCGCGGGAGCCTCGGCGGATCGGGGAACGCGGCTCAGGGCCTCGAGGAGCTTCAGCCTCAGCGAGCCCTGGAGGATCTCCGCCAGGCCGTCCTCGGCGGGAGTCTTGGCCGTCACGGCATCGAGCATCGCCGAGAAGCCCCGGCCGTCGATCCGGCGCACGGCGCTCTCGGGAGCCCCGAACGGAACGAACCCATTCACACCCTGGATCACCTTGCCACCTCCGGCAAGATTTGCCGCCCTCCGGGTAGTCTTCCCCGGCATTTCGACCCCCCGGTTAGTAGCGAGCAAACAAGATGCCAGGCCCTGATGGACTGAGACGCGCTGGCCGTTGACGACGCGAGCCTGCCCGGGCTGACGCCTCACGACCGCCGGGCGACCCCCTTGTAGAGGTAGGCGAGAGGTTTCGGACCCCGGCTGTAAGCCTTCTCGATCTCCGCGATGCGGAAGCCGGCTTCGGTGACGAGCGCATCGATCCGGCGGTTGAGGTGACAACCGCCGCCGATCCGCTTCCACATGGGAGTGAGCCGCTCCTGCCAGCTCAGAACACGGTCGTCGGGCGAGCGCCCGTGCTCGATGAAGATGAGCCGGCCTTCGGATTTCAGGACCCGTCTCATCTCCTCCAGCGCGCGGACCGGCTCGGGAATCGTGCAGAGCGTCCAGGTCGTCACCACCGTATCGACGGTCCGGTCGCCGAGCGGAATGCGCTCGGCCGAGCACGGGATGAAGTCGGTCGGGAAAGGTGCGCGGGTGATCCGCCGGCGCGCGAGCTTCCACAGCTCGAGCGACGGATCCAGGCCGTAGAGCCTCTCGATGTTCGGCGAGTAGAAGGGAACGTTGAGGGCCGAGCCGATGCCGACTTCCAGGACCGTTCCCGACGCCAGCGGGATGAAGCGTGCCCGCTCTGCCGTGTCGGCTTTGTTCTGCATGACCAGGTTGATGAGGTGGGGGAGCACATACCGGGCGTAGAGTCCCATCGTCACCTCAGCGCCGCGGGGAGATCACGCCGGGCCGGCCAGCTCGAGGGCGGCCAGGAAGAGGGTGTTGGCGCCGTGCTCGATGTCGTCCATCGGCGTGAACTCCTCCTCGCAGTGGCTCCGGCCGTTGTGCGACGGGACGAAGACCATCGCGGTGGGGCAGATGGCAGCCATGTACTGGGCGTCGTGGCCCGCGCCCGAGAGGATCCGCCGGTAGCGGCAGCCCAGCGACTTCGCGGCGCGCTCGACGGTTTCAAGCACCTCGGGGTTGAAGGGCGTGGGCGGCACGCGCCAGTAATGCTCCAGCTCGTAGCGCACCCCTTCGCGCGTCGCGGCGTCCTTCACCGCGCGGTCGAGGAGCGCAAGGCCTCGCGTGACGTGCTCGTCCTTCGGGTCCCTCAGGTCCACGCTCATCGCGACCCTGCCCGGGATGGCGTTGGTGATGTTGGGCGAGACATCGAGCCGGCCCACCGTCCCCACCATGTCAGGGCTCACCTGGCCCGGGACGGCGCGGACCGCGCGCACGATATCCGCGGCAGCCACCAGGGCGTCGTGACGGGTCCTCATCGGCGTCGGTCCGGCATGGTCCTGCACTCCGTGGAGCGTGAGGCGGGACCACGCGATCCCGACGATTCCCTCCACGACACCGACCGAGAGCCCTTCTTCCTCCAGGAACGGGCCCTGCTCGATGTGCAGCTCCACATAGGCGCGGATCGGACGGGGAACGCACGGCTCGGACCCAAGGTAGCCGATCCGCTCGAGCTCGTCCACCAGGCGGATCCCGCTCTTGTCCCGGGCGTTGTAGGCGTCCTCGAGGGCGAGCTTCCCCGCCATCACGCCGCTGGCGATCATCGCCGGCTGAAACCGAGCCCCCTCTTCGTTCGTGAAGATCGCGAGTGTGACGGGGTGGCGGGTGCGGGTCCCCGCGTCGTTGAGGCTCCGGATCACCTCGAGGCCGCAGAGGACGCCGAGCTGACCGTCGTACTTGCCGCCGGTGGGGACCGAGTCCACGTGCGAGCCCATCATCAGCGGCGGCAAGATCCCGGTGCCGGGCCGCTCGCCGAAGATGTTGCCCATCTGGTCCACGCTCACCCTGAGCCCGGCCTCCTTCATCCAGGCCACCATCTGATCCCGCGCCCGCCTGTCCTCGTCGGTCAACGCCAGACGCGTGAGCCCGCCGTTCGGGGTCTCGCCGATCTTGCCGAGGGCCTCGAACGCTTGTTCCAGCCGTTTCCGGTTGATCCGCATCCTTCTATCCTCCGGCTCGGGATGAAGCCCAGCGGGTAGCACGGCGAGCGGGGCGCCCCACCGGCGGGGCCGGGGGGTCCCCCACACCGGGCGCACCCACGCCTTCGGCGCGGGTACCCGGGCCCCGACGGTGGGGCTGCTCGCCGTGACAGGACCCGCGGCGTGGACTACATCCCGAGGTACGCGCGCTTGAGCCTCTCGTCGTTGAGCAGGCTCTGGGCAGGGCCGGCCAGTACCAGGCGGCCGTTTTCCAGCACGCAGGCCCGGTGGGCGAGGGCGAGCGCCTGACGCACGTTCTGCTCCACCAGCAGCACGGTCACGCCGCCCGCGTTGATCGCCTTCACGGTGTCGAAGATCTTCCGGACGAGCACCGGGGCCAGGCCCAGGGTTGGCTCGTCGAGCATCAGGAGCCTGGGCCGGGCCATCAGGGCGCGGGCGATCGCGAGCATCTGCTGCTCGCCGCCGGAGAGCGAGCCGGCGAGCTGACTCGTCCGCTCCCCGAGCGCCGGGAAGAGCGCGAGGACCTCTTCGAGGCTCCGATCGCGGACGGCGCGCGCCCCGTCGCTGTGGGCGCCCAGGAGCAGGTTTTCCATCACGCTCATGAACGGGAACAGGCGCCGTCCCTCGGGGACCTGAACCATGCCGAGATCGACGCGCCGGTGGGCGGGGACGGCGGCCAGGTCCGTCCCCTGGAAGATGACGCGGCCGGCCCGGGGCGCGAGGATGCCGGAGACCACGCGGAGCGTCGTGGTCTTGCCCGCGGCGTTGGCGCCGACGAGCGCGACAATTTCCTCCTCCCGGACCTCG
This genomic window contains:
- a CDS encoding class I SAM-dependent methyltransferase, which encodes MGLYARYVLPHLINLVMQNKADTAERARFIPLASGTVLEVGIGSALNVPFYSPNIERLYGLDPSLELWKLARRRITRAPFPTDFIPCSAERIPLGDRTVDTVVTTWTLCTIPEPVRALEEMRRVLKSEGRLIFIEHGRSPDDRVLSWQERLTPMWKRIGGGCHLNRRIDALVTEAGFRIAEIEKAYSRGPKPLAYLYKGVARRS
- a CDS encoding acyl-CoA/acyl-ACP dehydrogenase produces the protein MDEELFRAITLDDMKMPAGWSVNSGQTHLYTPAERELMLRARAFAQQELAPKAAGAHRLVEEVKAKFQGKERRAKLREIAKGYLRTLAEAGMAGALYPEQYGGNGAGVAAECILDEELAAAGHPGDTIRSVSLVLGTVSILRYGTEAQKNRHIPPRLAGEELAALAITEPQIGSDTSRMQTRAVLKGDRWVLNGQKRFCTGGGLADYVTLFAITDTGAHPHKGMSCFIVPMDHPGVRIRRQLDEVIMADWLDNVHFELNDVDIPKENLLGPLNGGYHVLMDELDTERVTYCMATLGSARRAFEIAAEYSTKRVQFKQPIAMFEGVSFKLAEMYTQLDAARQLVYRTAKLIGAGLPAQRESAVTKLFVAEAVWHVADQAMQVLGGAGYTSDFPIQAIFRNARLMRIGAGSDEIMKFLIARELLREIKG
- a CDS encoding acyl-CoA dehydrogenase family protein, coding for MIIGEGTNEIQRLVIARQLLERYGERQDALKPLEGEPPERRQLVQAIRAWVERDVIPVASRYELADEYPLEIVEKLKELGLFGATIPQEYGGLGLDYTTYAMIVEEICRGWMSVSGILNTHLIMAHIVQHYGTEAQRQRFLPAMARGDRRGGLALTEASGGSDVQAIRTVARRDGDHYAITGSKMFITNGRHGNTFALLAKTDPQAKPPHSGMSCFIIEKGGPGFTVSRDLDKLGYRGLDTCELAFEEFRVPAANLVGGVEGRGFKQVMAAIETGRINIAARGVGVAQAAFEAALRYSQQRSAFGKPICQHQAIQLKLADMATKVTAARLLTQWAAARKDSGERSDLEAGMAKLFASEVSYEVSLDAMRIHGGYGYTTEFPVERYYRDAPLLIIGEGTNEIQRLVIARQLLQRHPV
- a CDS encoding arsenate reductase ArsC, which codes for MKRVLFVCTGNSARSQMAEGFARAYGEGKVEPFSAGMDPKGVNPVAVEVMREKGIDLSHHRSKAFTEGLARSMDCVVTVCGHAEERCPLLPGVKRLHWPLEDPARATGSPDEIREVFRRSRDEIERLVRELLSHMSSPVK
- a CDS encoding ABC transporter ATP-binding protein encodes the protein MLRLDGIDAFYGDLQALHGVSFEVREEEIVALVGANAAGKTTTLRVVSGILAPRAGRVIFQGTDLAAVPAHRRVDLGMVQVPEGRRLFPFMSVMENLLLGAHSDGARAVRDRSLEEVLALFPALGERTSQLAGSLSGGEQQMLAIARALMARPRLLMLDEPTLGLAPVLVRKIFDTVKAINAGGVTVLLVEQNVRQALALAHRACVLENGRLVLAGPAQSLLNDERLKRAYLGM
- a CDS encoding Zn-dependent hydrolase: MRINRKRLEQAFEALGKIGETPNGGLTRLALTDEDRRARDQMVAWMKEAGLRVSVDQMGNIFGERPGTGILPPLMMGSHVDSVPTGGKYDGQLGVLCGLEVIRSLNDAGTRTRHPVTLAIFTNEEGARFQPAMIASGVMAGKLALEDAYNARDKSGIRLVDELERIGYLGSEPCVPRPIRAYVELHIEQGPFLEEEGLSVGVVEGIVGIAWSRLTLHGVQDHAGPTPMRTRHDALVAAADIVRAVRAVPGQVSPDMVGTVGRLDVSPNITNAIPGRVAMSVDLRDPKDEHVTRGLALLDRAVKDAATREGVRYELEHYWRVPPTPFNPEVLETVERAAKSLGCRYRRILSGAGHDAQYMAAICPTAMVFVPSHNGRSHCEEEFTPMDDIEHGANTLFLAALELAGPA
- a CDS encoding DUF2283 domain-containing protein produces the protein MPKMLYPNSVLQRQNETGAYHMGKITVWYDEAGDYLEVTFAQAEGYFREVAEDIFQRVDESGRVLGFAVFNFRKKSLAPVEVPIELKGLTS
- a CDS encoding CoA transferase: MTSARPPLDGLRILAVSQFGAGPFGTNVLADLGAEVIKIEDPAVGGDVARYIPPYVGDRDSLYFQAFNRGKKSLVLNLQHPEGQEVFRDLVRVSHAVYNNLRGDQPDRLGLTYAHLKAVNPRVVCCSLTGFGLTGPRAAEPGYDPLMQAYAGFMSVTGEPDGPPVKCGVSIVDFAGGYVSMLGLMVGLFDAQRTGVGRDVDVSLLDTAVAMLSYFAIWALNRDWAPTRMEDSGHQTLVPSQNFGTADGWIVVFCAKEKFYQNLVEAMGLAHLAADPRFASFADRLAHKAELIAILTARFREDTTEAWLRLLRGKVPCAPVNSLRDALSDEQVLARDLILEVKHPVFGTLREVACPIKTEGVIANPAPGPGLGQHTDQILKETLGYSDERIARLRAAGVIGAQTSEGATHGRGTV
- a CDS encoding MaoC family dehydratase; its protein translation is MPYGRYFEEFAIGEVIRHWPGRTITEADDTWFTLLTMNQHPVHIDAHYAEKYTQHGQRLVNGTLVFAIGVGMTVADISGRAIANLDYERITHDAPTFHGDTLYAETAILDKKESAKGDRGVVYVETRVTNQRGELVMTFRRHVLIPKKTHATLGEGKLPY